In Rosa chinensis cultivar Old Blush chromosome 1, RchiOBHm-V2, whole genome shotgun sequence, a genomic segment contains:
- the LOC112169252 gene encoding uncharacterized protein LOC112169252 — translation MRKDYEATHFEEQKALQFRLNEVLSLNEAYWRQRSRIQWLREGDHNTSFFHRRASNRRCWNRVKGLVNDLRQWTAQPNEVVDILIDYYDNIFRSEHVDSEALALIIDSMQTKVTDDMNADLLAPYTDSEIKKALFQMHPLKSPSPDGQVAQESNFTHLTLILKIKELKLPSDLRPIALCNVVYKIASKVLAIPLSRRVGIDRATWKLDKRGFFSVKSAYAIACDFSIGNVFASTSLGDPYAQLWNALWKTNVPNKVAIFGWKAAHNLLPTRTALTFKGYSGELNCCVCSESILEHIF, via the exons ATGAGGAAGGATTATGAGGCAACTCACTTTGAGGAACAGAAGGCACTACAGTTTAGATTGAATGAGGTACTCTCTCTTAACGAGGCTTATTGGCGTCAACGATCCCGAATTCAATGGTTACGAGAAGGAGATCACAATACCTCTTTCTTTCATAGAAGAGCGTCTAATCGGCGATGTTGGAATAGAGTGAAGGGTTTGGTTAATGACCTTAGGCAGTGGACAGCTCAACCTAATGAGGTGGTTGACATTCTTATTGATTACTATGATAATATCTTTCGATCGGAGCATGTGGATAGTGAGGCCCTAGCTCTTATCATTGACTCTATGCAAACCAAAGTTACTGATGACATGAATGCTGATCTCTTAGCTCCTTATACAGATTCTGAAATAAAGAAGGCGTTATTCCAAATGCATCCTTTAAAATCTCCTAGTCCTGATG GTCAGGTTGCACAAGAATCTAATTTCACTCATTTGACGCTTATTCTGAAAATCAAAGAGCTAAAGTTGCCATCTGATTTAAGACCAATTGCACTATGCAATGTAGTGTACAAGATTGCCTCTAAG GTTTTGGCTATTCCATTAAGCAGACGAGTGGGGATTGATAGAGCTACATGGAAACTGGATAAACGTGGTTTCTTTTCAGTCAAGTCAGCCTATGCCATTGCTTGTGACTTTTCTATTGGTAATGTGTTTGCTTCAACTTCCCTTGGTGATCCTTATGCACAACTTTGGAATGCTTTGTGGAAAACCAATGTTCCAAACAAAGTGGCCATTTTTGGTTGGAAAGCTGCTCACAACTTGCTTCCTACTCGAACTGCATTGACATTTAAAGGCTATTCAGGTGAATTAAACTGTTGTGTTTGTTCTGAATCTATCCTTGAACATATATTTTGA
- the LOC112177181 gene encoding dynamin-related protein 5A, translating into MENLISLVNKIQRACTALGDHGEESAMPTLWDSLPAIAVVGGQSSGKSSVLESIVGKDFLPRGSGIVTRRPLVLQLHKIDEGREYAEFMHLPRKRFTDFAAVRQEISDETDRETGRTKAISSVPIHLSIYSPNVVNLTLIDLPGLTKVAVEGQAESIVQDIENMVRGFIEKPNCIILAISPANQDLATSDAIKISREVDPKGERTFGVLTKIDLMDQGTNAVDILEGRSYRLQFPWIGVVNRSQADINKSVDMIAARRREREYFANSPEYKHLASKMGSEHLGRVLSKHLEVVIKSRIPGLQSLISKTIGELEAELSRLGKPIASDTGGKLYVIMEISRTFDQIFKEHLDGVRSGGDKVYGVFDNQFPAALKRLQFDKYLSMENIRKLITEADGYQPHLIAPEQGYRRLIESSLVCIKGPAEAAVDAVHAILKELAQKSINATSELKQYPTLRVEVGNAAFESLDRMKEESKKATMQLVDMECGYLTVEFFRKLPQDIEKGGNPTHSLFDRYNDSYLRRVGSNVLNYVNMVCSSLRIAIPKSIVYCQVREAKRSLLDHFFAELGSKETRQLSKMLDEDPAVMQRRTSLAKRLELYRSAQAEIDAVAWSK; encoded by the exons ATGGAGAATCTGATCTCGCTCGTGAACAAAATACAGAGAGCATGCACAGCCCTCGGCGATCACGGCGAAGAGAGCGCAATGCCGACTCTCTGGGACTCCCTCCCCGCCATCGCCGTCGTCGGCGGCCAG AGCTCCGGTAAGTCGTCGGTGCTGGAGAGCATTGTCGGCAAAGACTTCCTACCTCGCGGCTCCG GAATTGTGACTCGGCGTCCGCTTGTgttgcagctgcataagatCGACGAGGGAAGAGAATACGCCGAGTTTATGCACCTCCCGAGGAAGAGGTTCACTGATTTTG CTGCTGTTAGACAGGAGATATCTGATGAGACTGATAGAGAGACCGGCCGGACCAAGGCGATTTCGAGTGTGCCTATCCATCTTAGCATCTACTCCCCTAATG TTGTGAACTTGACACTAATAGATCTTCCTGGACTCACAAAGGTAGCTGTAG AGGGTCAGGCAGAGAGCATAGTGCAGGACATTGAGAACATGGTTAGGGGCTTCATTGAGAAG CCCAACTGTATCATTCTGGCTATTTCCCCTGCCAATCAAGATCTTGCTACGTCTGATGCAATTAAGATCTCTCGTGAAGTAGATCCCAAAG GTGAGAGGACATTTGGAGTTCTCACAAAGATTGATCTTATGGACCAGGGTACAAATGCAGTCGAT ATTTTGGAAGGAAGATCATATAGACTTCAGTTCCCGTGGATTGGTGTTGTGAATCGCTCCCAAGCTGATATAAACAAGAGTGTTGATATGATTGCTGCTAGGCGCAGGGAGCGTGAATATTTTGCTAATAGCCCCGAGTACAAGCATCTTGCGAGCAAGATGGGATCTGAGCATTTAGGAAGGGTGCTGTCTAAG CATTTGGAAGTTGTCATCAAGTCCCGAATTCCAGGCCTTCAGTCTCTTATCAGCAAAACTATTGGTGAGCTAGAGGCAGAACTAAGCCGACTTGGGAAGCCCATTGCTTCTGATACTGGT GGAAAGTTGTATGTAATAATGGAAATCTCTCGTACTTTCGATCAGATATTTAAAGAACATCTTGATGGCGT GCGCTCTGGTGGTGATAAAGTTTATGGTGTGTTTGACAATCAATTTCCAGCTGCTTTGAAGAGATTGCAATTTGACAAGTATCTTTCAATGGAAAACATTCGAAAGCTAATTACTGAGGCAGATGGATATCAACCTCATTTAATTGCTCCTGAACAAGGATACCGTCGCCTCATTGAATCTTCATTAGTATGCATCAAAGGTCCTGCAGAGGCGGCTGTTGATGCT GTTCATGCCATATTGAAGGAGCTGGCTCAGAAGTCTATCAATGCAACCTCA GAATTAAAGCAGTATCCCACTTTAAGAGTGGAAGTTGGGAATGCAGCATTTGAATCGCTGGATAGGATGAAAGAAGAGAGCAAGAAAGCAACCATGCAGCTAGTTGACATGGAGTGTGGTTACCTCACTGTTGAATTTTTCCGCAAGCTTCCTCAGGATATTGAAAAGGGGGGAAATCCAACACACTCACTTTTCGACAGATATAACGATTCCTACCTCCGGCGGGTTG GAAGCAATGTGTTAAACTATGTGAACATGGTGTGCTCAAGTTTAAGGATTGCTATTCCAAAGTCTATTGTCTACTGTCAAGTACGAGAAGCCAAACGCAGCTTACTCGATCATTTTTTTGCTGAGCTGGGTTCAAAAGAG ACAAGACAGTTGTCTAAGATGTTGGATGAGGATCCAGCAGTCATGCAGCGTCGTACCAGCCTTGCAAAGAGGCTAGAGCTGTACAGAAGTGCTCAGGCAGAGATTGATGCAGTTGCTTGGTCCAAGTAG
- the LOC112169244 gene encoding uncharacterized protein LOC112169244, producing the protein MVMGAMRMEWSAASATKAYFDTIKLCNDRRRQCDSVKLTQEPGSNEFVSALAAGMKAKLIVEVTSSASPSTIALAAAAKHTGGKLVCILPEPDLAESKKVIKDSGLKDLVEFKTGDPFELLTNYENIDFSLVDCKNDEYTGLLKLLDVNPRKSVVVATNLVGERKGFEGHVKGVKEERVVVRSMKHPIGKGMEVTMIGKEDWGGGRVSNEAEKRGGFKKRNGNKSKWLVKVDEKSGEEHIFRIRG; encoded by the exons ATGGTCATGGGGGCTATGAGGATGGAATGGTCTGCAGCATCTGCAACAAAAGCTTACTTTGACACCATCAAACTG TGCAATGATCGCAGAAGACAATGCGACTCAGTGAAGTTAACACAAGAGCCAGGGAGCAATGAATTCGTGTCAGCCTTGGCAGCAGGCATGAAAGCCAAGCTCATAGTGGAGGTGACATCAAGTGCTTCCCCATCAACAATTGCCTTGGCAGCTGCTGCAAAACACACCGGAGGCAAATTGGTTTGCATCCTTCCGGAGCCAGATCTAGCTGAATCGAAGAAAGTTATCAAAGACTCAGGCCTAAAAGACTTGGTAGAATTCAAGACAGGTGACCCTTTTGAGCTATTGACGAATTACGAGAACATTGATTTCTCTCTGGTTGATTGCAAGAATGATGAGTACACAGGGTTGCTGAAGTTGCTGGATGTTAATCCGAGAAAATCAGTGGTTGTGGCTACTAACTTGGTTGGGGAAAGAAAAGGATTCGAAGGACATGTGAAGGGAGTGAAGGAGGAGAGGGTTGTCGTGAGGTCTATGAAGCATCCCATTGGAAAAGGTATGGAGGTCACCATGATCGGAAAGGAAGATTGGGGCGGTGGAAGAGTTTCGAATGAAGCAGAAAAAAGAGGTGGTTTCAAGAAGAGGAATGGTAATAAGAGCAAATGGCTTGTCAAGGTTGATGAGAAGAGTGGTGAGGAACATATCTTTAGGATTCGTGGCTAA
- the LOC112182026 gene encoding uncharacterized protein LOC112182026 isoform X1: MDSITTTKHPFSSFILSPLNPHTKPSFTANFSRFKKLRKSLVCFSHRPCSNSNPRNPRWPKPLSFRKFPLNPIWVLFPVLQSIRVLASSRTQKWASFVQAYTDSGRLVHEKSNDFLHNSGIGLALLSVTTDAKVKISPFVAQLAANPTFVSGMFAWFMAQSIKVVLNFFVERKWDLRILYASGGMPSSHSALCTALTTSVALCHGVADSLFPVCLGFSLIVMYDAIGVRRHAGMQAEKTRSLVLFGCLVTSATLYSLQSPAHFVVLVLNVVVEYLFQGHPISQKKLKELLGHTPSQVLAGAVLGIVVACVCCQGSLVAA, from the exons ATGGACTCCATCACAACAACAAAGCACCCATTCAGCTCCTTCATTCTCAGCCCCTTAAACCCACACACTAAACCCTCCTTCACAGCAAATTTCTCCCGTTTCAAGAAGCTCAGGAAGTCTTTGGTTTGTTTCTCTCATAGGCCTTGTTCTaattcaaatcccagaaacccaAGATGGCCAAAGCCCTTGTCTTTTCGCAAGTTTCCCTTAAACCCTATCTGGGTTTTGTTCCCGGTCCTCCAGAGCATCAGGGTTTTAGCTTCTTCAAGGACCCAGAAGTGGGCTTCTTTTGTACAGGCTTATACAGACTCAGGGAGGCTTGTACATGAAAAAAGCAACGATTTTTTGCACAACAGTGGGATTGGGTTAGCTTTGTTAAGCGTGACCACAGATGCGAAGGTGAAGATTAGTCCTTTCGTGGCTCAACTGGCTGCGAATCCGACCTTTGTTTCGGGGATGTTTGCTTGGTTTATGGCACAGTCGATCAAAGTGGTGTTGAATTTCTTTGTGGAGAGGAAGTGGGATTTGAGGATATTGTATGCTTCTGGAGGCATGCCTTCGTCTCATTCGGCTTTGTGCACTGCTTTGACGACATCTGTGGCGCTTTGTCATGGTGTTGCGGACTCATTGTTTCCGGTTTGTTTGGGGTTTAGCCTCATTGTTATGTATGATGCTATTGGGGTTAGGAGACATGCTGGTATGCAAGCTGAG AAAACACGGAGTTTGGTTTTATTTGG GTGTCTTGTAACTTCTGCAACTCTGTATTCTTTACAGTCTCCTGCTCATTTTGTAGTTCTA GTGCTGAATGTAGTCGTAGAGTACTTATTCCAAGGGCATCCAATCAGCCAAAAGAAGCTCAAGGAACTCCTTGGTCACACCCCCTCCCAGGTTCTTGCTGGAGCTGTCCTCGGCATTGTGGTCGCATGTGTTTGTTGCCAGGGTAGCTTGGTTGCTGCTTGA
- the LOC112182026 gene encoding uncharacterized protein LOC112182026 isoform X2, with protein MDSITTTKHPFSSFILSPLNPHTKPSFTANFSRFKKLRKSLVCFSHRPCSNSNPRNPRWPKPLSFRKFPLNPIWVLFPVLQSIRVLASSRTQKWASFVQAYTDSGRLVHEKSNDFLHNSGIGLALLSVTTDAKVKISPFVAQLAANPTFVSGMFAWFMAQSIKVVLNFFVERKWDLRILYASGGMPSSHSALCTALTTSVALCHGVADSLFPVCLGFSLIVMYDAIGVRRHAGMQAEVLNVVVEYLFQGHPISQKKLKELLGHTPSQVLAGAVLGIVVACVCCQGSLVAA; from the exons ATGGACTCCATCACAACAACAAAGCACCCATTCAGCTCCTTCATTCTCAGCCCCTTAAACCCACACACTAAACCCTCCTTCACAGCAAATTTCTCCCGTTTCAAGAAGCTCAGGAAGTCTTTGGTTTGTTTCTCTCATAGGCCTTGTTCTaattcaaatcccagaaacccaAGATGGCCAAAGCCCTTGTCTTTTCGCAAGTTTCCCTTAAACCCTATCTGGGTTTTGTTCCCGGTCCTCCAGAGCATCAGGGTTTTAGCTTCTTCAAGGACCCAGAAGTGGGCTTCTTTTGTACAGGCTTATACAGACTCAGGGAGGCTTGTACATGAAAAAAGCAACGATTTTTTGCACAACAGTGGGATTGGGTTAGCTTTGTTAAGCGTGACCACAGATGCGAAGGTGAAGATTAGTCCTTTCGTGGCTCAACTGGCTGCGAATCCGACCTTTGTTTCGGGGATGTTTGCTTGGTTTATGGCACAGTCGATCAAAGTGGTGTTGAATTTCTTTGTGGAGAGGAAGTGGGATTTGAGGATATTGTATGCTTCTGGAGGCATGCCTTCGTCTCATTCGGCTTTGTGCACTGCTTTGACGACATCTGTGGCGCTTTGTCATGGTGTTGCGGACTCATTGTTTCCGGTTTGTTTGGGGTTTAGCCTCATTGTTATGTATGATGCTATTGGGGTTAGGAGACATGCTGGTATGCAAGCTGAG GTGCTGAATGTAGTCGTAGAGTACTTATTCCAAGGGCATCCAATCAGCCAAAAGAAGCTCAAGGAACTCCTTGGTCACACCCCCTCCCAGGTTCTTGCTGGAGCTGTCCTCGGCATTGTGGTCGCATGTGTTTGTTGCCAGGGTAGCTTGGTTGCTGCTTGA